The following proteins come from a genomic window of Alicyclobacillus dauci:
- a CDS encoding enoyl-CoA hydratase-related protein yields MESKDQAILFEKKEDIVTLTLNRPNILNAINLDITVQMEQCLSRAELDEDVRVIILTGNGRSFCTGADLKEVSRGVDLSNECGGGFAGLVRSKTAKPLIAAVNGLAYGGGFEIALACDVIIAARGAQFALPEVKRGLIASGGGLLRLPRHLPIKVACFMAFTGLPLSAEQLMHWGVVNQVVDSEKLMDSAYELAAVIAENAPLAVKATKQLLMSGTELPMYTSDEAWQMNNELGRMIANSYDAKEGSTAYVERRSPVWKGR; encoded by the coding sequence ATGGAATCCAAAGACCAAGCGATTCTTTTCGAGAAAAAAGAAGATATCGTCACCCTGACGTTGAATCGTCCGAATATTTTGAATGCAATCAATTTGGACATCACGGTTCAGATGGAGCAATGCTTATCAAGAGCGGAACTTGATGAGGATGTTCGTGTCATTATTCTGACGGGAAATGGGCGGTCATTTTGCACCGGAGCTGATTTGAAAGAAGTCTCCCGAGGTGTAGATCTATCGAACGAATGCGGGGGTGGGTTTGCGGGATTGGTGCGATCAAAGACGGCCAAACCGCTTATCGCAGCGGTTAATGGTCTAGCATATGGTGGTGGGTTTGAAATTGCTTTAGCGTGTGACGTAATTATTGCAGCAAGGGGCGCACAATTTGCTTTACCTGAAGTTAAGCGGGGCTTAATCGCCAGTGGCGGAGGGTTATTGCGCCTTCCTCGTCACTTACCAATCAAAGTAGCTTGCTTTATGGCGTTTACGGGATTGCCACTGAGTGCAGAGCAACTGATGCATTGGGGTGTCGTGAATCAAGTAGTAGACAGTGAGAAATTAATGGACAGTGCGTATGAGTTGGCCGCTGTGATTGCTGAGAATGCACCATTAGCCGTTAAGGCAACAAAACAACTACTTATGTCTGGAACGGAGCTACCTATGTACACTTCCGATGAGGCATGGCAGATGAATAACGAATTGGGTCGGATGATTGCAAACTCATATGACGCCAAAGAGGGTTCCACCGCCTACGTTGAACGGCGTTCTCCAGTGTGGAAGGGTAGATAG
- a CDS encoding HpcH/HpaI aldolase family protein, producing MVNVSLKEKLQRDQCVLGAFVPMRSSEVIEILGTAGFDFLILDCEHGSMSPSEIPCLVHAAENVNIPVVVRLGGLVPNSENVLKVLDSGAIGVQVPHVDNGSIAKDCVSYVKYPPVGKRGYAASARAAYLNKKKGLAYIDWANRETVVVAQIESVEALDNLGEILRVEQIDVFFIGPTDLALTLGEDNPHGPNVLNTIERAIQQIRSAGRIVGIFAQTPQDVRYWYGLGVRYIATSAVGIFSSASKGFVSDSLGNMKG from the coding sequence ATGGTAAATGTGAGTCTGAAAGAGAAGCTTCAAAGAGACCAGTGTGTATTGGGAGCATTTGTTCCGATGCGTTCCAGCGAAGTGATTGAGATTTTAGGAACAGCTGGATTCGATTTTCTCATTCTCGATTGTGAGCATGGTTCGATGAGTCCGTCGGAAATCCCCTGCTTGGTCCACGCTGCCGAGAATGTCAATATTCCAGTTGTTGTTCGATTGGGCGGCTTGGTTCCGAACTCAGAAAACGTTCTGAAGGTACTCGACTCTGGAGCCATTGGCGTCCAAGTGCCTCATGTCGACAATGGCTCCATCGCCAAGGATTGCGTTTCCTATGTAAAGTATCCTCCCGTAGGAAAGCGAGGATATGCTGCTTCGGCTAGAGCTGCTTATTTGAACAAAAAGAAGGGTTTAGCTTATATCGATTGGGCGAATAGGGAGACTGTGGTTGTGGCACAAATCGAGTCTGTAGAAGCGCTGGATAACCTAGGAGAAATTCTTAGAGTTGAACAAATTGATGTTTTTTTTATTGGTCCTACAGATTTAGCGCTGACTCTAGGAGAAGATAACCCTCACGGCCCGAACGTACTGAACACCATAGAAAGAGCGATTCAACAAATCCGTTCCGCGGGACGTATCGTAGGTATTTTTGCTCAAACTCCGCAGGACGTTCGGTACTGGTATGGTTTGGGCGTCAGATACATAGCTACGAGTGCTGTTGGAATATTTTCCTCAGCCTCCAAGGGTTTCGTTTCAGATTCGTTGGGAAATATGAAGGGATAA